A segment of the Candidatus Poribacteria bacterium genome:
CTCCTCCACACTGGAAGGACGGGAGATATCCGGTCGGCCAGGGGGATTTCCCAGTCGTTAACGTTTCATATGAGGATGCTAAGGCTTACGCATTATGGGCGGGGAAACGGCTGCCCACGGCCGCGGAATGGGAAAGAGCGGCGTTCGGATCGGTGGACGAGGGGAGAAATGAATGGCCATGGGGTAAAACCTGGAATGGATTGAAGGCTAACTTCGTCACATCAAAGGGTATAAACCTCAGATCGGTCTTCGCTTTCCCGAACGATGCTTCTCCCGATGAAATGGTGGCCACGATTAAAGGTTCTGATGTCTTCTCCGGAGAGTTAAGCGCTATCCTGGGAACTCCTAGAACAGCTACGGTGAAAGCGTTAACGAGAAGCAAAATTACCTTCTACTCTGGCGGAATCCAGACTATAATCGAAAACCTACCCATTGTGGCCGAGAAGCTCCTCATAACACTGGCCAAAAGATTGGCTCAGACCACGGAGGAAATGTGAGAAACTGCAGATAAAGAAGATGGAGGGAAAAACTCGATCCTTCAGGAGCAGGTAAACAAATTGAAGGCTGAAAATGAGCAACTCCAATCTAAGCTCGATGAGCTTAATCAGGAGCTCGAATGGTTGAAAAGCCGCCTGACGCCAAAGGGGAAAAACGATAAGGAGCGAGGAAAACAGCGTTGAAACCCTTGACATCGAAGCCCAGCGGATCTATAATCTCAAGTTGGAGATGGAAAATCAAGTTCTGAGGTGAGGATATGTTCAAACTGGGAGTTATATCGGATGAGGTATCTCAGGATTTCGAAAGGGTTGTCAAGCTTGCTACGGAGTTCAAGCTCGATTCAATCGAGATAAGATCGGTGTGGGATAAACCCCCTCAGGAGCTAACGGAGAGGGACGTCGATAGGATGAAGAAAATCATGGATGGGACCGGACTACGGGTCGTAAGCATCGCCTCTCCGTTTTACAAATGCGAC
Coding sequences within it:
- a CDS encoding SUMF1/EgtB/PvdO family nonheme iron enzyme → MDEYEVTNSQYQRFVDETGYPPPPHWKDGRYPVGQGDFPVVNVSYEDAKAYALWAGKRLPTAAEWERAAFGSVDEGRNEWPWGKTWNGLKANFVTSKGINLRSVFAFPNDASPDEMVATIKGSDVFSGELSAILGTPRTATVKALTRSKITFYSGGIQTIIENLPIVAEKLLITLAKRLAQTTEEM